Proteins encoded within one genomic window of Bacillus sp. F19:
- the hxlB gene encoding 6-phospho-3-hexuloisomerase yields MDQLETILAEIKTVIKRSSSQQIEPIVSELLKDQRIFVIGEGRSGLMAKSFAMRLMHLGAEVYVVGETITPSISKNDILVAVSGSGTTKNVVWTAEKAKSIGCMIIALTADPEAQLAALATYILHVPAATKYRKEGEQPTIQPLGSLFDQCVHLLFDGICLQYAEKKKISNEQAFQKHSNME; encoded by the coding sequence ATGGACCAGCTTGAAACCATTCTAGCTGAAATAAAGACAGTCATTAAAAGAAGCAGCTCACAGCAGATTGAACCGATTGTCAGCGAGCTTTTAAAAGATCAGCGTATTTTCGTCATCGGTGAAGGCCGTTCAGGATTGATGGCAAAATCGTTCGCAATGCGTCTGATGCATTTGGGAGCAGAAGTCTATGTTGTAGGTGAAACAATCACACCGAGTATATCTAAGAATGATATTTTAGTAGCTGTATCAGGGTCCGGCACGACAAAAAATGTTGTCTGGACGGCAGAAAAAGCAAAATCAATCGGATGTATGATTATTGCTTTAACTGCTGATCCAGAAGCGCAGCTCGCTGCACTTGCCACCTATATTCTTCATGTACCAGCAGCAACTAAATATCGAAAAGAAGGTGAACAGCCAACGATTCAGCCATTGGGATCATTATTTGATCAATGTGTCCATCTTCTATTTGACGGCATTTGCCTGCAATATGCAGAGAAGAAAAAAATCAGCAATGAACAGGCGTTTCAGAAACATAGTAATATGGAGTAA
- a CDS encoding orotidine 5'-phosphate decarboxylase, with amino-acid sequence MKIQLALDRLSIDEAIKIAGQAEKFIDIFEVGTSLIKEYGIVSISRLKEAFPDKLILADMKTIDNAIYEFQLCFEAGADMATVMGVSPLQTIETCLEAAAKHQKKTMIDLLNTTEEQKTALFPYTEAIFCDHVSKDVQEKSGLNNSASATFDSSLQWAIAGGITGESIQNIAGPLPEIVIIGSAITKAPQPEKAAEALREIIERKKAESHGPA; translated from the coding sequence ATGAAAATTCAACTGGCATTGGACCGTTTATCGATTGATGAAGCCATTAAGATAGCCGGTCAGGCTGAAAAATTTATAGACATCTTTGAAGTAGGAACTTCTCTGATTAAGGAATACGGAATCGTCAGCATCTCCAGATTGAAAGAAGCCTTTCCAGATAAACTTATATTGGCAGATATGAAAACCATTGATAATGCTATATATGAATTTCAGTTATGCTTTGAAGCTGGTGCTGACATGGCAACTGTCATGGGAGTAAGCCCACTTCAGACAATTGAAACGTGCCTCGAAGCAGCTGCAAAGCATCAGAAAAAAACAATGATTGATTTATTAAACACAACAGAAGAACAAAAAACAGCTCTTTTTCCTTATACCGAGGCTATTTTTTGTGATCATGTCAGTAAAGATGTCCAGGAGAAGTCAGGATTGAATAACTCAGCTTCAGCTACTTTTGATTCGTCTTTGCAGTGGGCTATTGCAGGAGGTATAACAGGAGAATCTATTCAAAATATAGCAGGACCGCTTCCTGAGATCGTCATTATTGGATCAGCAATCACAAAAGCCCCACAGCCTGAAAAAGCTGCTGAAGCATTACGTGAAATTATTGAGAGAAAGAAGGCGGAATCACATGGACCAGCTTGA
- a CDS encoding substrate-binding domain-containing protein, translating into MARVTMADVAKEAGVSKSTVSQFINKRYEYMGEDTKKKIDEAIKFLGYQPNYLARSLKQKRTSMIGIIVGNIMHRLSTEVSRSIEDYCHKHDIHAILCNADDNPEKERKYIEVLHAKQVDGLIIFPTGQNLDLYQKLLDEEYPVVFMDRKIEGLKANYVVAANRDATEESIRHLLSRGHTKIAIATQPLIISPRIDRLKGYKQALSDEGIPLFNEYMIHADREQMKHELEKLFALKEPPTALFAGNDLVFIEILEFFKDKQMKIGKDAALIVFDNIPLAHLAETQVTTIAQPGYEMGQKAAEILLKQINKEWNEVHEHVFPCELIIRESS; encoded by the coding sequence ATGGCAAGAGTGACGATGGCTGATGTAGCCAAAGAAGCCGGAGTTTCTAAAAGCACGGTCTCTCAATTTATTAATAAACGCTATGAATATATGGGTGAAGATACCAAGAAGAAAATTGATGAAGCGATCAAATTCCTAGGTTATCAGCCCAACTACCTGGCAAGAAGCTTAAAGCAGAAACGAACATCGATGATCGGCATTATCGTCGGAAACATCATGCACAGGCTCTCAACAGAGGTCAGCCGCTCGATTGAGGACTATTGTCATAAGCATGATATTCACGCCATACTATGCAATGCCGATGACAACCCTGAAAAAGAGCGCAAATATATTGAAGTTCTTCATGCGAAGCAAGTAGACGGACTGATTATTTTTCCGACAGGGCAAAACCTGGACCTGTATCAGAAGCTGTTAGATGAAGAATATCCCGTCGTTTTTATGGACCGTAAAATTGAAGGATTAAAAGCCAATTATGTAGTGGCAGCGAACCGTGATGCAACGGAAGAATCCATTAGGCATTTACTTTCCCGCGGCCATACTAAAATAGCAATCGCTACGCAGCCGCTGATAATCAGTCCAAGGATTGACAGGCTGAAAGGTTACAAGCAGGCGCTGAGTGATGAGGGTATTCCGCTCTTTAATGAGTATATGATACATGCTGATCGGGAGCAGATGAAACATGAATTGGAAAAGCTCTTTGCTCTAAAAGAGCCGCCAACAGCCCTTTTTGCCGGAAACGATTTAGTTTTTATTGAGATCCTTGAATTTTTTAAAGACAAGCAGATGAAAATCGGGAAAGATGCAGCGTTAATTGTGTTTGATAATATCCCGCTTGCTCATTTAGCAGAAACACAAGTGACCACGATAGCCCAGCCAGGCTATGAAATGGGACAAAAAGCAGCTGAAATCCTGCTCAAGCAAATTAACAAGGAATGGAACGAGGTTCACGAGCATGTTTTCCCTTGTGAACTCATAATTAGAGAATCATCGTAA
- the eda gene encoding bifunctional 4-hydroxy-2-oxoglutarate aldolase/2-dehydro-3-deoxy-phosphogluconate aldolase produces the protein MGVTEIRNRGVIAVIRGATPESIISIGNALKGGGVTALEITMETPRAASVIEAAAAYFGDEVLVGAGTVLDPETARMAILSGAKFIFSPTVRKETITMAKRYGVISVPGAFTPTEILTAYEYGADLIKVFPADAFGPSYLKNIAGPLPHIPLMPTGGVDLNNTADYMKAGAVAVGVGSTLVNTKKPLTEEALLNIKEKAADFINEVKKAREEIQMAARF, from the coding sequence ATGGGAGTAACTGAAATCAGAAACCGCGGGGTTATAGCTGTCATAAGAGGAGCAACGCCTGAATCCATTATTTCGATTGGCAATGCTTTAAAAGGCGGGGGTGTCACTGCCCTTGAAATTACAATGGAAACCCCAAGAGCAGCGTCTGTTATTGAGGCTGCAGCGGCATATTTTGGAGACGAAGTGCTTGTTGGAGCAGGGACCGTCCTCGATCCGGAAACTGCACGAATGGCCATACTTTCAGGAGCAAAATTTATTTTTTCACCAACTGTGCGTAAAGAAACAATTACTATGGCTAAACGCTATGGCGTCATTAGTGTACCAGGGGCATTTACACCGACGGAAATTCTTACTGCCTATGAATATGGAGCAGATTTAATTAAAGTTTTCCCTGCTGATGCTTTTGGACCTTCGTATTTAAAAAATATTGCAGGCCCGCTGCCGCATATCCCGCTGATGCCGACAGGCGGGGTTGATCTTAATAATACAGCTGATTATATGAAAGCAGGCGCTGTTGCGGTTGGGGTAGGAAGTACCCTTGTGAATACGAAAAAACCATTAACGGAAGAAGCTCTTCTTAATATAAAAGAAAAAGCTGCTGATTTTATCAATGAAGTAAAGAAGGCAAGAGAAGAAATCCAAATGGCCGCTCGATTTTGA
- a CDS encoding MFS transporter has protein sequence MKQTLARQRWIRLIPVVFITYSLAYLDRANYAFGAAGGMAQDLQITPAISSLLGSLFFLGYFFFQVPGAHYAEKKSAKVLIFWSLIAWGALATATGMVSNVNFLFIIRFMLGVVESAVMPAMLVFLSHWFTKAERSRANTFLILGNPVTVLWMSIVSGYLLEAYGWRWMFIIEGLPAVIWAFLWWKLVFDHPKNAKWLNAKEKADLQAALEKEQEGIKPVKNYREAFKSKVVILLAAQYALWSVGLYGFVMWLPSIIKAAPNMSIVQTGWLSAVPYVLAVILMLTASHFSDKLQKRKEFVWPFLFIGAIAFYASYLIGPDHFWISFVLLIIAGGAMYAPYGPFFAIIPEILPRNVAGGAMALINSMGALGSFVGSYVVGYLNGSTGGFAASYIFMAGSLLLSAILTIIATKQAKVKHIKQSNINTNIS, from the coding sequence ATGAAGCAAACATTGGCAAGACAAAGATGGATCCGGTTAATACCAGTTGTTTTTATCACATACAGCCTTGCCTACTTAGACCGCGCGAACTATGCGTTCGGCGCTGCAGGCGGAATGGCGCAGGATCTCCAGATTACTCCTGCCATCTCCTCATTGCTTGGATCTCTTTTCTTTTTAGGCTATTTCTTTTTCCAAGTTCCCGGAGCTCATTATGCCGAAAAGAAAAGTGCCAAAGTCCTGATTTTCTGGTCGTTAATTGCTTGGGGGGCACTTGCAACCGCAACAGGAATGGTTTCAAATGTTAATTTCTTATTTATCATCAGATTTATGCTTGGAGTTGTAGAAAGTGCTGTAATGCCGGCTATGCTTGTCTTTTTAAGTCACTGGTTCACTAAAGCAGAGCGTTCACGTGCCAATACATTCCTTATCCTTGGAAATCCGGTAACTGTTTTATGGATGTCGATCGTTTCAGGTTATTTATTGGAAGCGTATGGCTGGAGATGGATGTTTATTATTGAGGGACTTCCAGCGGTTATTTGGGCCTTTTTATGGTGGAAGCTTGTGTTTGATCATCCTAAAAATGCTAAATGGCTGAACGCAAAAGAAAAAGCTGACCTTCAGGCTGCCCTTGAAAAAGAACAGGAAGGGATCAAACCCGTTAAAAACTACCGAGAAGCGTTTAAATCGAAAGTTGTTATTTTACTGGCTGCTCAATACGCTCTATGGAGTGTTGGACTTTACGGATTCGTCATGTGGCTTCCTTCTATAATAAAAGCAGCCCCGAATATGAGCATTGTTCAAACGGGTTGGCTATCAGCAGTCCCTTATGTTCTGGCCGTTATCCTTATGCTTACAGCATCGCATTTTTCAGATAAGCTGCAAAAACGGAAAGAATTTGTCTGGCCGTTCCTGTTTATCGGTGCAATAGCCTTTTATGCATCGTACTTGATTGGACCGGATCACTTCTGGATCAGCTTCGTCTTGCTTATTATAGCTGGAGGCGCAATGTACGCTCCGTATGGACCGTTTTTCGCGATAATTCCAGAGATTCTTCCGCGAAATGTGGCTGGCGGTGCGATGGCCTTAATCAATTCAATGGGTGCGCTCGGATCATTTGTCGGATCTTATGTCGTTGGATATTTGAACGGTTCTACCGGCGGTTTCGCGGCTTCTTACATCTTTATGGCCGGGTCCTTGCTGCTGTCCGCCATTTTAACAATTATTGCAACGAAACAGGCAAAAGTTAAGCATATAAAACAGTCCAACATTAATACGAATATTTCATAA
- a CDS encoding sugar kinase, with protein sequence MQKLDVVTFGEAMALFMAENPGPLDEVRHFTRELAGAETNVAIGLARLGLKSGWASKVGADAFGTFIMKRLAEENVNVDHVFKDDRYPTGFQLKEKALKGDPAVQYFRKGSAASFMSADDFQNDYFSSARHLHMTGIPLAISKHTRSFAQKALTHMKGAGRTVSFDPNLRPTLWASQQEMIEVVNEFAYKADYVLPGISEGELLTGYSSPHDIASFYLEKGVSLVVIKLSEQGAFYKNHSEEGTVKPFEVEKVVDTVGAGDGFAVGLISGLIEKLTLKEAVLRGNAIGSLAVQSPGDNDGYPDRQTLIDYMNLPN encoded by the coding sequence ATGCAAAAGTTAGATGTAGTCACGTTTGGTGAAGCGATGGCACTGTTTATGGCAGAAAATCCAGGACCGTTAGATGAAGTCCGGCACTTTACAAGGGAGCTCGCTGGTGCTGAAACCAATGTTGCGATTGGGCTCGCAAGACTCGGGCTGAAATCAGGCTGGGCAAGCAAGGTTGGAGCTGATGCCTTTGGAACTTTTATTATGAAAAGGCTTGCAGAAGAGAATGTGAATGTTGATCATGTTTTCAAAGATGACCGCTATCCAACGGGATTTCAGCTCAAAGAAAAAGCATTGAAGGGAGATCCTGCGGTTCAATATTTCCGCAAAGGCTCAGCTGCAAGCTTTATGAGTGCTGATGATTTTCAGAATGACTATTTTAGCAGCGCCAGGCATCTTCATATGACAGGAATTCCTCTAGCTATTTCAAAACATACTCGCTCGTTTGCCCAAAAAGCTTTAACTCATATGAAAGGAGCGGGGCGCACTGTCAGTTTTGATCCTAACCTGAGACCGACATTATGGGCCTCGCAGCAGGAAATGATTGAAGTAGTGAACGAGTTTGCTTATAAAGCTGACTATGTCCTTCCCGGCATTTCAGAAGGGGAACTGCTTACAGGATACAGCAGCCCTCATGATATAGCGTCCTTTTATTTAGAAAAAGGAGTCAGTCTTGTTGTGATCAAGCTTAGCGAACAAGGTGCATTTTATAAAAACCATTCAGAAGAAGGCACAGTGAAGCCATTTGAAGTTGAAAAAGTGGTTGATACAGTAGGAGCGGGAGATGGATTTGCAGTCGGCCTGATCAGCGGTCTGATTGAGAAGCTAACGCTCAAAGAAGCTGTACTCAGGGGGAATGCCATTGGTTCTTTGGCCGTTCAATCTCCTGGAGACAATGACGGATACCCTGATCGTCAGACATTAATCGATTATATGAATTTACCTAATTAA
- a CDS encoding sugar phosphate isomerase/epimerase: MNHVIIPLNAFDRKEVLENGQLSYISIIQASGAYGVEIRRELFSEQDIPLKQLREKIAGSLFTVYSAPVELWNMDGSLNDEKIQIIKEEALLLGARWVKVSLGHYIKGVSDLKKMNQFLDQFDSLELLIENDQTLHGGNAETLRSFFESASIAGVPVKMTFDTGNWFYTNEKPIEAFDMLKDYVSYLHLKDVVQTGRELVTTELSNSETADWRKVAEQLPENLPRALEFPIHPVSRLKEFIEMVNTNLSKRKGEAVCKS, encoded by the coding sequence TTGAATCATGTGATTATTCCGCTTAATGCTTTTGATAGAAAAGAAGTTTTAGAGAATGGGCAGCTTTCGTATATTAGCATCATTCAAGCATCGGGAGCTTACGGCGTTGAGATCAGAAGAGAATTATTTTCTGAACAAGATATACCCTTGAAACAGCTGAGGGAAAAGATTGCAGGTTCCTTGTTTACTGTCTATTCCGCTCCTGTTGAACTCTGGAATATGGATGGATCTCTTAATGATGAGAAGATTCAGATAATCAAAGAGGAGGCCCTGCTGCTTGGTGCGAGATGGGTGAAAGTATCACTCGGCCACTACATAAAAGGCGTATCTGACTTAAAAAAAATGAATCAATTTTTAGATCAGTTTGATTCGTTGGAACTGCTGATAGAAAATGATCAGACGCTGCATGGGGGGAATGCGGAAACCTTGAGGTCTTTTTTTGAAAGCGCTTCTATTGCAGGCGTTCCAGTTAAGATGACATTCGATACAGGAAACTGGTTTTATACGAATGAAAAACCGATTGAAGCATTCGACATGCTGAAAGATTATGTATCCTATTTGCATTTAAAGGATGTGGTTCAAACCGGCAGGGAATTAGTTACTACTGAACTATCAAACAGTGAAACTGCTGATTGGCGAAAGGTGGCAGAACAGCTGCCGGAAAATCTTCCTAGAGCACTGGAATTCCCGATTCATCCTGTCAGCCGTCTGAAAGAGTTTATAGAAATGGTCAATACCAATCTATCGAAAAGGAAAGGTGAGGCTGTATGCAAAAGTTAG